Below is a genomic region from Cloeon dipterum chromosome 2, ieCloDipt1.1, whole genome shotgun sequence.
AATTGGAGATCGATATagttcaaaatacaaaatatgaaCCCCTTATGTTCAGGTTGtttggttcaaaataaaactcgtaaataaattcccaaaaacatttaatatcaaaCTAAAATCGCTACTCGACTCTACTTTTTTGATGTCACAGAGCTTTGCACGGAAGTCGGGCAGGCAGGTACTCTATCTCCCAGGGTTGGTCGCAGCTATAGGTGCCGTGACTGCAGCCAGGCTGGGTTCTTCCAACCGTCCTTGCAAAGGCACTCTTCAGACCTTAGGCAGCATCATTCTTGGTACTCAAAGTGCtgcattctaaaaaaaaataacgtgaCATTTTTGTAGATCTTATTGTAAGCATCGATCAAAATCTTTGTTGATTGATTTCCGTTAACTTTCAACTTCCTTATGGgagcatgaaaaatattgaaaatgacaaaaagatAGTATTATTGGCAACGTCAAGATGGCTACgcgtaaaaattttttatataattgaattttcaaaggaTCCCCTATTCTGAAAACCTTTTTATAGctgaatcaattaaaaaaaacttacctGGCGAGCCCTCAAATGATTTTGCAGCCTTCAAAAGCTTTGGCTTCCTTTCATCAAAAGGCACCATCACCCAAAAAGTTCCATTTTGGTCCAAGGAAAGAGTAAATGGCCAAACAAAGTCCAATCCGGGGACCTAAATCAAAGCAATGAGCAccgagttaatttaaaataaggaatTTCCAAAAACATTCAGGTCTCAAACGTAATTGGTTTCCTACCTGATAAAAACGCTGCTGCTGAAATGGCTGACAAGTGTTCCACGAGGAAATGTAATCCATCCACATAAAGGTGGCATACATGGTCCTGTGCATGTCCATCAGCATCCTATACGCACTAATTTCGGTCCAGTTTCCGATTAGTTCCGGATTTGAAGTTCCAGTTCCGTTGCGGAGTGTGGCGACGGGAATTGAATACAATTCATTGGAGTGGAATGTGCTGAAGTAGAGCTGTCTCAGTTCACATTTAGGGGACAAGGCGATGGAACAAACGTCTTTTTCTTCCGTGTCAACGATCCGAGattcatttttctccaaactaaacacgaTAATTGTTGTATCCCATCCTCGTCGCCACTTGAAATGTATGTTGTTGCGGGGTGGCCGGGAAGGAGAAAGGAAAGAACTGCTCAGTTTGACTGCTAGAGATAgactataatttatttcatacttcgcactctctgcgtgctcACATTCATGAAATGCCTGAGTAGATATTTGGGATATAACAATAATGTTTTCTTCAGTCCACCGCGTGATGTAAGCAAAGGTTTCATTGGGTGTTTCGTCGATCACCAAGTCGTGCAACGTGCCGTATAAAGAAAACGGATGGATGAGTTcgatttaattggtttttaagttgaaaatccACAGTTTGCCATTGCAATTGGAGTTCCCCACGTTGAGCACCCACAGCCGTCCAACCGAGTCCACTTGCATCCCTGCTGCCCGGTCGATCTTGTCGCAGTTTCCCGATTCCTGCAAAAAGatgaatcaataatttttagaacaacCTTTTACTGATATATATAAACTgaataacatttaattttgcgaCTTACATTAAGATACATGTCCCACGAAGGGAACGGAGTGAGCTTCGGCGGTGCAGAGGACGCGGTGCTCGTCGGGAAAGACACCAGAGTTGCCGGAACGCCATATCTATAaaggctgaggaagatccttTCGCCGTAGACAGCCATGAAACGAGGTTTGATGTTCTCTGGTTTGAACGTTTCACCACCCAAGGCCTGTGTCTTGATTTTCTCCGAGGGCCAGTCGTAATCGAATCCATCCGGCCACTCGAAGACCTGAGTGAGGTTTGCGGAGGTTGCCAGGGATGAAAGGCCGAGCAACAAATTGGCGACGAAGAATGCAGTCATGCTTCCAGCCTTTTTCAACTGTTCGCAGAAGGAATGAAAccataaaaaaatacgcaGCCACGATAAGGAAATACATGAAGTAAACTCGACGAATGACATTCGCACACTCGGCACAACacagattggaattttaaaatagaaaacatcTTTTGCAAAATGCTGCTGTTTTAGACTTATCATTACTGTTTGAGAGCGCCTTTTTATATCAGAGAAGATCCGCAGAGCAAAGGGCAAACGACGAGTTCAAACTGCGTAAAGATATAATGATTGCTGTTGCTAAAAGCAGCGATAATAAACTaccaaattctaaaaattctaTGCTgacggggggggggggggggcagatggaatgatttttaaaatataacagtGGCTTCAATTCGTCGTCATcgactgtaaaattttattgattattttcaaaaacattctgctaaattttactaaaatttctGTTACGTGCCGCAAGAGAGATTTGCGTCACAAAGAGGTCAAAGAGGCTAATGTGCCACATTTCGGTCTTGAACTCTCTCCCCATCTGTAACAGTGATAAACAATATTGAATGCTGAAAAACACGTACCAGCAGCAagttacatattttttttttaattttgcagcgattttcttgaaaacattaattaaaattgaacgcagttgataatatataaataaaaatcattttcgttGCTCCAGTCagcattgaataaaataaataaataaaataattgaataaaaaagattaagtCAAAATGCCGAACTAGGCCAtgcacattattattattattatttattctcacactttgtcataatacattcatgttatcacAAGTCAAATACAAATAGAAATCATGTGAGAAGGGGCGACACTTCAGGAAAACACGTTACTAAGACCCTGCCCTTGCGGACAaagccgaagtgagcccagaCTAGTATTCGTAACACATCACAAAAAATCACACATTAAAATCTTGCAATCACATACGCCTTGCACATGGTAGGAAGCATATAGCTGCTTGGCAACAGCAACCGCATATTTTCTCTCAATCAGTTTGACACTTCGCCCGCCTGACGAAATCACTTTTGCCCTTCCCTCTACGTTGTTTGATATAAATAGGCGCTCTTGAATTCAGAAGTCTAAACAGCAGCAGACCATCACTTTGTGGtaagaaattcctttttgaactgtttataaaaattctattGCACCACAGATTGTCATCCATCGTATTTGCTATGTTTTTCTCCTTTAagctaaacaaataatatgtatttgttccTTTTGTCAACAGTTGAAAAAGGCTGGAAGCATGACTCCGTTCTTCGGCGCCATTTTCATGCTCGGCCTTCCATCCCTgatggccgccgccgccaacttCACTCAGGTCTTTGAGTGGCCCTATGTAttggactacgagtggcctTCGGAAGCGAGAAGG
It encodes:
- the LOC135935851 gene encoding uncharacterized protein LOC135935851, which gives rise to MTAFFVANLLLGLSSLATSANLTQVFEWPDGFDYDWPSEKIKTQALGGETFKPENIKPRFMAVYGERIFLSLYRYGVPATLVSFPTSTASSAPPKLTPFPSWDMYLNESGNCDKIDRAAGMQVDSVGRLWVLNVGNSNCNGKLLEKNESRIVDTEEKDVCSIALSPKCELRQLYFSTFHSNELYSIPVATLRNGTGTSNPELIGNWTEISAYRMLMDMHRTMYATFMWMDYISSWNTCQPFQQQRFYQVPGLDFVWPFTLSLDQNGTFWVMVPFDERKPKLLKAAKSFEGSPECSTLSTKNDAA